One genomic window of Punica granatum isolate Tunisia-2019 chromosome 1, ASM765513v2, whole genome shotgun sequence includes the following:
- the LOC116193143 gene encoding glutamyl-tRNA(Gln) amidotransferase subunit C, chloroplastic/mitochondrial isoform X1: MTRQAHCQTVSLKVLNLNWKSHTPPVDSSSCPLPSLHSTLRRILRNCSTAATGSSLQPPDVPRLAETARISLTPIEVEEFTPKIRQVIDWFGQLQDVELQSVEPALRADTEAYNLREDTPETFENREAMVSGVPSYEEPYIKVPKVLSKE; encoded by the exons ATGACCAGGCAGGCGCATTGCCAAAC AGTCTCTCTCAAAGTCCTGAACCTGAACTGGAAGTCGCACACTCCTCCggtggactcctcctcctgcccCCTTCCTTCACTTCACTCTACGCTCAG AAGAATACTTCGGAACTGCTCAACAGCCGCTACTGGGTCCTCTCTTCAGCCTCCCGATGTGCCGCGATTGGCTGAAACTGCTCGAATCTCTCTCACTCCTATTGAG GTTGAGGAGTTCACTCCCAAAATTCGGCAAGTGATTGATTG GTTTGGGCAACTTCAAGATGTTGAGCTTCAGAGTGTCGAGCCTGCCCTAAGAGCAG ATACGGAAGCTTACAATCTGCGTGAGGACACTCCGGAGACATTTGAAAACAG GGAAGCCATGGTTTCAGGTGTGCCAAGCTACGAGGAGCCATATATCAAAGTTCCCAAAGTCTTAAGTAAGGAGTAA
- the LOC116193143 gene encoding glutamyl-tRNA(Gln) amidotransferase subunit C, chloroplastic/mitochondrial isoform X3, with protein sequence MRRILRNCSTAATGSSLQPPDVPRLAETARISLTPIEVEEFTPKIRQVIDWFGQLQDVELQSVEPALRADTEAYNLREDTPETFENREAMVSGVPSYEEPYIKVPKVLSKE encoded by the exons ATGAG AAGAATACTTCGGAACTGCTCAACAGCCGCTACTGGGTCCTCTCTTCAGCCTCCCGATGTGCCGCGATTGGCTGAAACTGCTCGAATCTCTCTCACTCCTATTGAG GTTGAGGAGTTCACTCCCAAAATTCGGCAAGTGATTGATTG GTTTGGGCAACTTCAAGATGTTGAGCTTCAGAGTGTCGAGCCTGCCCTAAGAGCAG ATACGGAAGCTTACAATCTGCGTGAGGACACTCCGGAGACATTTGAAAACAG GGAAGCCATGGTTTCAGGTGTGCCAAGCTACGAGGAGCCATATATCAAAGTTCCCAAAGTCTTAAGTAAGGAGTAA
- the LOC116193143 gene encoding glutamyl-tRNA(Gln) amidotransferase subunit C, chloroplastic/mitochondrial isoform X2, producing the protein MGSIGLLLEVAISLNHHIFNCNNSISKVAIFPKCRRILRNCSTAATGSSLQPPDVPRLAETARISLTPIEVEEFTPKIRQVIDWFGQLQDVELQSVEPALRADTEAYNLREDTPETFENREAMVSGVPSYEEPYIKVPKVLSKE; encoded by the exons ATGGGAAGCATAGGACTACTGCTAGAAGTAGCAATTTCTTTGAACCATCATATATTCAACTGCAACAATAGCATCTCGAAAGTTGCAATCTTTCCCAAATGCAGAAGAATACTTCGGAACTGCTCAACAGCCGCTACTGGGTCCTCTCTTCAGCCTCCCGATGTGCCGCGATTGGCTGAAACTGCTCGAATCTCTCTCACTCCTATTGAG GTTGAGGAGTTCACTCCCAAAATTCGGCAAGTGATTGATTG GTTTGGGCAACTTCAAGATGTTGAGCTTCAGAGTGTCGAGCCTGCCCTAAGAGCAG ATACGGAAGCTTACAATCTGCGTGAGGACACTCCGGAGACATTTGAAAACAG GGAAGCCATGGTTTCAGGTGTGCCAAGCTACGAGGAGCCATATATCAAAGTTCCCAAAGTCTTAAGTAAGGAGTAA
- the LOC116193142 gene encoding uncharacterized protein LOC116193142 has protein sequence MARFPPRCLHLVVFLALILNPRTVLAAFSDSDSDELLFHQDYSPPAPPPPPPHPPSVSCEDDLGGIGSLDSACQIISDLNLTKNVYIAGSGSLAILPSVRFLCPREGCEITVNISGNFCLGENATIVTGTFELNAFNASFANGTAVNATGLGGPPPPQTSGTPQGVDGAGGGHGGRGAGCFTEEDKEKGKTPDDVWGGDAYSWQSLDQPWSYGSKGGSTSREMDYGGGGGGRVKLVIGGYLEVNGSLSADGANGGSRGGGGSGGSIYVKAQRMTGNGQISACGGDGYAGGGGGRVSVNVFSRHDDPKIFAHGGKSFTCPNNNGGAGTFYDAVPRRLIVDNHNMSTDSDTLLMEFPNQPLWTNIYVRNRAKASVPLLWSRVQVQGQIMLNKGTLSFGLERYATSEFELLAEELLMSDSLIRVYGALRMSVKIFLLWNSKMVIDGGGDAAVATSLLEASNLVVLREASVIRSNANLGIHGQGLLNLSGPGDMIEAQRLVLSLFYSIHVGPESVLRGPSNNVTSDAVIPRLHCDSQACPMEILQPPEDCNVNSSLSFTLQICRVEDISVEGMVEGSVVHFHRARTVAVHSIGTISASGLGCTGGIGRGSVINGIGSGGGHGGRGGAACYNDKCIQGGISYGNEEMPCELGSGSGNDSTGGSTAGGGVIVMGSVEHPLSSLSIEGSVTSDGESFAHFMPKEESAFVNTANGGPGGGSGGTILLFLQALDISNSAVLSSVGGRGSPNGGGGGGGGRIHFHWANIPTGDVYQPIASVNGSIDTGGGLGKDPRGAGENGTVTGKACPRGLYGTFCKECPAGTFKNVTGSDRELCHHCPADELPHRAIYIPVRGGISETPCPYKCVSERYHMPHCYTALEELIYTFGGPWLFGLVLVGLLILLALVLSVARMKFVGVDELPGPTPTQRGSQIDHSFPFLESLNEVLETNRAEESQSHVHRMYFMGPNTFSEPWHLPHTPPEQIKEIVYEGAFNTFVDEVNAIAAYQWWEGAMYSILCALAYPLAWSWQQWRRRLKLQRLREFVRSEYDHSCLRSCRSRALYEGIKVAATSDLMLAYVDFFLGGDEKRSDLPARLHQRFPMAIAFGGDGSYMAPFSLQSDSILTSLLSQAIPPTTWYRLVAGLNAQLRLVRRGRLRVTLRPVLRWLETHANPALRIHGVRVDLAWFQATSCGYFQYGLLVYAVEEQSESTHAESVQGIVPAERQTRAKSRKESLISGQLEEALLSRSQRSNETHRRRKRSHAGVIDISNLQMLEEKRDLFYILSCVVHNTKPVGHQDLVGLVISMLLLGDFSLVLLTLLQLYSISLADVFLVLFILPLGVLLPFPAGINALFSHGPRRSAGLARVYALWNITSLVNVVVAFLCGYIHYNNQSSGKKLPYLQPWNISMDESEWWIFPAGLVLCKVLQSQLINWHVANLEIQDRSLYSNDFDLFWQS, from the exons ATGGCTCGATTCCCGCCTCGCTGCCTCCACCTCGTTGTCTTCCTAGCCCTCATCCTGAACCCTAGAACAGTCCTCGCCGCATTCTCGGACTCCGATTCTGATGAGCTCCTCTTTCACCAGGACTACTCCCCCCCGGCACccccgccgccgccgcctcaCCCGCCGTCGGTATCGTGCGAGGACGATCTCGGAGGCATCGGCTCGCTTGACTCGGCGTGCCAGATAATCTCCGACCTTAACCTCACCAAGAATGTGTACATTGCGGGAAGTGGCAGCCTCGCGATTCTGCCCTCTGTGCGGTTCCTTTGCCCCAGGGAGGGCTGCGAGATTACCGTCAACATCAGTGGGAATTTCTGTCTCGGAGAGAATGCCACGATTGTTACAGGAACCTTTGAGCTGAACGCCTTCAATGCGAGCTTTGCCAACGGGACGGCGGTGAATGCGACGGGGCTGGGGGGCCCACCGCCGCCCCAGACTAGTGGTACTCCGCAGGGGGTCGATGGGGCAGGCGGGGGCCATGGAGGGCGAGGAGCAGGCTGCTTTACGGAGGAGGACAAGGAGAAGGGAAAAACCCCTGATGATGTCTGGGGAGGAGACGCGTACTCGTGGCAGTCGCTGGACCAGCCGTGGAGCTATGGGAGCAAGGGAGGGAGCACTAGTAGAGAGATGGATTAcgggggaggaggaggggggAGAGTCAAGCTCGTAATCGGGGGATACTTGGAGGTCAATGGCAGTCTGTCGGCGGATGGAGCTAACGGAGGGAGCAGAGGGGGCGGTGGCTCCGGTGGCAGCATCTATGTCAAGGCACAGAGAAT GACAGGAAATGGTCAGATAAGTGCATGTGGTGGTGATGGTTATGCTGGAGGCGGAGGTGGAAGAGTTTCAGTCAATGTCTTCAGTCGGCATGATGATCCAAAAATATTCGCACATG GAGGAAAAAGTTTTACCTGTCCAAATAATAATGGTGGCGCTGGAACCTTTTATGATGCTGTTCCTCGGCGTCTTATTGTTGACAACCACAATATGTCCACAGATTCAGATACCCTGCTGATGGAATTCCCAAATCAGCCCCTTTGGACAAATATTTATGTCCGAAATCGTGCTAAAGCTTCTGTTCCCTTGCTTTGGAGTCGTGTTCAG GTCCAAGGACAGATAATGCTAAATAAAGGAACTTTGAGTTTTGGGCTAGAACGTTATGCAACGTCAGAGTTTGAATTACTGGCGGAAGAATTGTTAATGAGCGACTCTTTGATCAGG GTGTATGGGGCCCTACGGATGTCTGTGAAAATCTTTTTGTTGTGGAATTCCAAAATGGTCATAGATGGTGGTGGTGATGCAGCTGTTGCAACTTCCTTGCTTGAGGCTAGTAACTTAGTCGTCCTCAGG GAAGCTTCTGTGATACGTTCTAACGCAAATCTCGGGATTCATGGACAAGGTTTGCTGAATCTATCAGGACCAGGGGATATGATTGAAGCACAAAGATTGGTGCTCTCACTATTTTATAGTATTCAT GTTGGTCCGGAATCTGTTTTGCGTGGACCCTCAAACAATGTGACATCAGATGCTGT AATTCCGAGGCTTCATTGTGACTCACAAGCTTGTCCCATGGAAATACTTCAACCGCCTGAAGATTGCAATGTCAACTCCTCCCTCTCTTTTACTCTCCAG ATATGTCGGGTTGAGGATATCAGTGTTGAAGGTATGGTAGAAGGATCTGTTGTTCATTTTCACAGGGCAAGAACGGTTGCTGTCCACTCTATTGGAACAATAAGTGCATCGGGTTTGG GTTGCACGGGAGGAATAGGTAGAGGAAGTGTTATCAATGGAATTGGAAGTGGTGGAGGACATGGCGGCAGAGGTGGGGCTGCATGCTACAATGATAAGTGTATCCAAGGTGGGATTTCTTATGGAAATGAAGAAATGCCATGTGAACTTGGTAGTGGAAGTGGAAACGATAGCACTGGTGGTTCAACTGCTGGCGGGGGTGTAATAG TAATGGGTTCAGTGGAGCATCCTCTCTCAAGCTTGTCCATTGAGGGCTCAGTGACATCTGATGGAGAAAGTTTCGCACATTTCATGCCAAAAGAAGAATCAGCTTTTGTCAATACCGCAAATGGAGGTCCAGGAGGTGGTTCTGGGGGTACCATATTATTGTTCTTGCAAGCCCTGGATATCAGCAACTCTGCAGTTCTTTCTAGTGTTGGGGGCAGGGGTAGTCCTAATGGAGGtggtggaggtggtggcgGAAGGATTCACTTTCATTGGGCAAACATCCCTACGGGAGATGTCTATCAGCCAATTGCCAGCGTGAATGGGAGCATTGATACTGG GGGAGGTTTGGGTAAAGATCCCAGGGGGGCTGGAGAAAATGGTACAGTGACTGGGAAGGCTTGTCCCAGAGGACTCTATGGGACATTTTGTAAG GAATGTCCAGCTGGCACATTTAAGAATGTAACTGGATCAGACAGGGAACTTTGTCATCACTGTCCTGCGGATGAGCTTCCTCATCGTGCCATATATATTCCTGTACGAG GTGGCATTTCAGAAACTCCTTGCCCATACAAATGTGTTTCTGAGAGATATCACATGCCACATTGTTATACAGCTCTTGAGGAGTTAATTTACACATTTGGTGGGCCGTGGTTGTTTGGTCTTGTTCTTGTGGGCCTCTTGATCCTTTTAGCTTTGGTCCTTAGTGTCGCACGAATGAAGTTTGTTGGAGTGGATGAATTACCGGGACCAACTCCAACACAACGAGGTTCTCAGATTGATCACTCATTTCCTTTCCTAGAATCTTTGAATGAG GTTTTGGAAACAAACAGAGCCGAGGAATCCCAGAGTCATGTGCACAGGATGTACTTCATGGGTCCTAATACTTTTAGCGAACCTTGGCATCTCCCACATACTCCTCCTGAGCAAATAAAGGAGATTGT ATATGAAGGTGCTTTCAATACATTTGTGGATGAGGTTAATGCTATAGCTGCTTATCAATGGTGGGAAGGAGCAATGTACAGCATCCTTTGTGCCCTTGCCTATCCACTTGCATGGTCATGGCAGCAATGGCGTCGAAGATTGAAACTTCAGCGTCTACGAGAGTTCGTTCGGTCAGAATATGATCATTCTTGTTTACGGTCTTGCCGATCTCGGGCCCTTTATGAAGGAATTAAG GTCGCTGCAACATCTGATCTAATGCTAGCATATGTGGACTTCTTCCTGGGTGGCGATGAAAAGAGAAGCGATCTCCCAGCTCGCCTGCATCAAAGATTCCCAATGGCTATAGCATTTGGAGGTGATGGAAGCTATATGGCCCCATTTTCTCTTCAAAGCGACAGTATACTTACCAGCCTCTTGAGCCAG GCAATTCCACCTACTACCTGGTATCGACTGGTAGCGGGTTTAAATGCACAATTGCGATTGGTTCGCCGAGGAAGACTCAGGGTTACATTGAGACCTGTTTTGAGATGGCTTGAAACTCATGCTAACCCGGCGTTAAGGATTCATGGAGTTCGTGTTGACCTTGCATGGTTCCAGGCAACAAGTTGTGGTTATTTCCAGTACGGGCTGTTGGTGTATGCCGTTGAAGAGCAAAGTGAGTCCACACATGCTGAAAGTGTTCAAGGAATAGTGCCAGCTGAGCGACAAACTCG TGCAAAGAGCCGAAAAGAGTCATTAATATCGGGTCAGTTGGAAGAGGCATTGCTGAGCCGTTCCCAAAGGAGCAATGAAACTCACAGGAGGCGGAAACGGTCGCATGCGGGAGTTATAGATATCAGCAACTTGCAAATGCtcgaagagaagagagatctGTTTTATATTCTCTCTTGCGTGGTTCATAATACTAAACCTGTTGGCCACCAG GATCTTGTTGGTCTAGTCATTTCGATGCTACTGTTAGGGGATTTTAGCTTAGTTTTGCTGACTCTGCTCCAGTTATACTCGATTTCTTTGGCGGATGTGTTCTTGGTTTTGTTCATACTGCCCCTCGGTGTTCTCCTCCCTTTCCCAGCGGGTATCAATGCTCTGTTCAGTCATGGACCCAGGCGCTCTGCAGGCCTGGCCCGTGTCTATGCATTGTGGAACATTACTTCCTTAGTCAATGTT GTGGTTGCTTTCCTCTGCGGTTACATTCACTATAACAACCAATCCTCGGGGAAGAAGCTGCCTTACCTTCAGCCGTGGAATATTAGCAT GGATGAGAGTGAATGGTGGATTTTCCCGGCAGGGCTGGTCCTCTGTAAAGTCTTACAGTCCCAACTGATTAACTGGCACGTTGCGAATCTGGAAATTCAGGATCGCTCCCTGTACAGTAATGATTTCGACCTCTTTTGGCAGTCCTGA
- the LOC116196936 gene encoding target of rapamycin complex subunit LST8-1 isoform X4 — protein sequence MSQQPSVILATASYDHAIKFWEAKSGRCYRTIQYPDSQVNRLEITPDKRHLAAAGNPHIRLFDINSNSPQPVRSFDSHTNNVMAVGFQCDGNWMYSGSEDGTVKIWDLRAPGGCQREYESRAAVNTVVLHPNQTELISGDQNGNIRVWDLTANSCSCELVPEVDTAVRSLTVMWDGSLVVAANNHGTCYVWRLLRGNQTMTNFEPLHKLQAHNGYILKCLLSPEYLATASSDHTVKIWNVDGFTLEKTLVINAGCGTAFSQLMAPILLQLHLTRLPGCGPWQVEKK from the exons ATGAGCCAACAGCCGTCGGTGATCCTCGCGACTGCTAGCTATGATCACGCGATTAAGTTTTGGGAAGCCAAAAGCGGACGTTGCTACCGCACGATCCAGTACCCAGATTCG CAAGTTAATCGGCTTGAGATAACTCCAGACAAACGCCACCTTGCTGCTGCTGGAAATCCCCATATTAGACTGTTCGATATCAACTCAAACAGTCCGCAACCA GTGAGAAGTTTCGATTCTCATACCAATAATGTCATGGCTGTGGGGTTTCAGTGTGATGGAAATTGGATGTATTCAGGCTCTGAAGATGGCACTGTAAAGATTTGGGATCTGAG GGCTCCTGGGGGTTGTCAGAGAGAATATGAAAGCCGGGCCGCTGTGAATACGGTCGTTCTTCACCCTAATCAG ACTGAGCTGATATCTGGCGACCAAAATGGAAATATTCGCGTGTGGGATTTGACAGCAAACTCATGCAGCTGCGAGCTC GTTCCAGAGGTGGATACAGCAGTGAGATCTCTGACTGTAATGTGGGATGGAAGCTTGGTGGTTGCTGCAAATAATCATGGGACTTGTTATGTTTGGCGTTTGTTAAGAGGAAACCAG ACAATGACCAACTTTGAGCCACTTCATAAGCTTCAGGCACATAATGGATACATCCTCAAGTGTCTTCTTTCGCCTGA ATACCTGGCAACTGCTTCTTCTGATCATACTGTCAAGATCTGGAACGTCGATGGCTTCACATTGGAGAAGACTTTG GTCATCAACGCTGGGTGTGGGACTGCGTTTTCTCAGTTGATGGCGCCTATCTTATTACAG CTTCATCTGACACGACTGCCAGGTTGTGGTCCATGGCAAGTGGAGAAGAAATAA
- the LOC116196936 gene encoding target of rapamycin complex subunit LST8 isoform X3 yields MSQQPSVILATASYDHAIKFWEAKSGRCYRTIQYPDSQVNRLEITPDKRHLAAAGNPHIRLFDINSNSPQPVRSFDSHTNNVMAVGFQCDGNWMYSGSEDGTVKIWDLRAPGGCQREYESRAAVNTVVLHPNQTELISGDQNGNIRVWDLTANSCSCELVPEVDTAVRSLTVMWDGSLVVAANNHGTCYVWRLLRGNQTMTNFEPLHKLQAHNGYILKCLLSPEFCEPHRYLATASSDHTVKIWNVDGFTLEKTLVINAGCGTAFSQLMAPILLQLHLTRLPGCGPWQVEKK; encoded by the exons ATGAGCCAACAGCCGTCGGTGATCCTCGCGACTGCTAGCTATGATCACGCGATTAAGTTTTGGGAAGCCAAAAGCGGACGTTGCTACCGCACGATCCAGTACCCAGATTCG CAAGTTAATCGGCTTGAGATAACTCCAGACAAACGCCACCTTGCTGCTGCTGGAAATCCCCATATTAGACTGTTCGATATCAACTCAAACAGTCCGCAACCA GTGAGAAGTTTCGATTCTCATACCAATAATGTCATGGCTGTGGGGTTTCAGTGTGATGGAAATTGGATGTATTCAGGCTCTGAAGATGGCACTGTAAAGATTTGGGATCTGAG GGCTCCTGGGGGTTGTCAGAGAGAATATGAAAGCCGGGCCGCTGTGAATACGGTCGTTCTTCACCCTAATCAG ACTGAGCTGATATCTGGCGACCAAAATGGAAATATTCGCGTGTGGGATTTGACAGCAAACTCATGCAGCTGCGAGCTC GTTCCAGAGGTGGATACAGCAGTGAGATCTCTGACTGTAATGTGGGATGGAAGCTTGGTGGTTGCTGCAAATAATCATGGGACTTGTTATGTTTGGCGTTTGTTAAGAGGAAACCAG ACAATGACCAACTTTGAGCCACTTCATAAGCTTCAGGCACATAATGGATACATCCTCAAGTGTCTTCTTTCGCCTGAGTTCTGTGAACCCCATAG ATACCTGGCAACTGCTTCTTCTGATCATACTGTCAAGATCTGGAACGTCGATGGCTTCACATTGGAGAAGACTTTG GTCATCAACGCTGGGTGTGGGACTGCGTTTTCTCAGTTGATGGCGCCTATCTTATTACAG CTTCATCTGACACGACTGCCAGGTTGTGGTCCATGGCAAGTGGAGAAGAAATAA
- the LOC116196936 gene encoding target of rapamycin complex subunit LST8-1 isoform X2, with protein sequence MSQQPSVILATASYDHAIKFWEAKSGRCYRTIQYPDSQVNRLEITPDKRHLAAAGNPHIRLFDINSNSPQPVRSFDSHTNNVMAVGFQCDGNWMYSGSEDGTVKIWDLRAPGGCQREYESRAAVNTVVLHPNQTELISGDQNGNIRVWDLTANSCSCELVPEVDTAVRSLTVMWDGSLVVAANNHGTCYVWRLLRGNQTMTNFEPLHKLQAHNGYILKCLLSPEYLATASSDHTVKIWNVDGFTLEKTLVGHQRWVWDCVFSVDGAYLITASSDTTARLWSMASGEEIKVYQGHHKATTCCALHDGAETSPC encoded by the exons ATGAGCCAACAGCCGTCGGTGATCCTCGCGACTGCTAGCTATGATCACGCGATTAAGTTTTGGGAAGCCAAAAGCGGACGTTGCTACCGCACGATCCAGTACCCAGATTCG CAAGTTAATCGGCTTGAGATAACTCCAGACAAACGCCACCTTGCTGCTGCTGGAAATCCCCATATTAGACTGTTCGATATCAACTCAAACAGTCCGCAACCA GTGAGAAGTTTCGATTCTCATACCAATAATGTCATGGCTGTGGGGTTTCAGTGTGATGGAAATTGGATGTATTCAGGCTCTGAAGATGGCACTGTAAAGATTTGGGATCTGAG GGCTCCTGGGGGTTGTCAGAGAGAATATGAAAGCCGGGCCGCTGTGAATACGGTCGTTCTTCACCCTAATCAG ACTGAGCTGATATCTGGCGACCAAAATGGAAATATTCGCGTGTGGGATTTGACAGCAAACTCATGCAGCTGCGAGCTC GTTCCAGAGGTGGATACAGCAGTGAGATCTCTGACTGTAATGTGGGATGGAAGCTTGGTGGTTGCTGCAAATAATCATGGGACTTGTTATGTTTGGCGTTTGTTAAGAGGAAACCAG ACAATGACCAACTTTGAGCCACTTCATAAGCTTCAGGCACATAATGGATACATCCTCAAGTGTCTTCTTTCGCCTGA ATACCTGGCAACTGCTTCTTCTGATCATACTGTCAAGATCTGGAACGTCGATGGCTTCACATTGGAGAAGACTTTGGTTG GTCATCAACGCTGGGTGTGGGACTGCGTTTTCTCAGTTGATGGCGCCTATCTTATTACAG CTTCATCTGACACGACTGCCAGGTTGTGGTCCATGGCAAGTGGAGAAGAAATAAAGGTCTATCAGGGGCATCATAAAGCCACGACATGTTGCGCGCTTCATGATGGAGCTGAAACTTCCCCTTGCTGA
- the LOC116196936 gene encoding target of rapamycin complex subunit LST8 isoform X1: MSQQPSVILATASYDHAIKFWEAKSGRCYRTIQYPDSQVNRLEITPDKRHLAAAGNPHIRLFDINSNSPQPVRSFDSHTNNVMAVGFQCDGNWMYSGSEDGTVKIWDLRAPGGCQREYESRAAVNTVVLHPNQTELISGDQNGNIRVWDLTANSCSCELVPEVDTAVRSLTVMWDGSLVVAANNHGTCYVWRLLRGNQTMTNFEPLHKLQAHNGYILKCLLSPEFCEPHRYLATASSDHTVKIWNVDGFTLEKTLVGHQRWVWDCVFSVDGAYLITASSDTTARLWSMASGEEIKVYQGHHKATTCCALHDGAETSPC, translated from the exons ATGAGCCAACAGCCGTCGGTGATCCTCGCGACTGCTAGCTATGATCACGCGATTAAGTTTTGGGAAGCCAAAAGCGGACGTTGCTACCGCACGATCCAGTACCCAGATTCG CAAGTTAATCGGCTTGAGATAACTCCAGACAAACGCCACCTTGCTGCTGCTGGAAATCCCCATATTAGACTGTTCGATATCAACTCAAACAGTCCGCAACCA GTGAGAAGTTTCGATTCTCATACCAATAATGTCATGGCTGTGGGGTTTCAGTGTGATGGAAATTGGATGTATTCAGGCTCTGAAGATGGCACTGTAAAGATTTGGGATCTGAG GGCTCCTGGGGGTTGTCAGAGAGAATATGAAAGCCGGGCCGCTGTGAATACGGTCGTTCTTCACCCTAATCAG ACTGAGCTGATATCTGGCGACCAAAATGGAAATATTCGCGTGTGGGATTTGACAGCAAACTCATGCAGCTGCGAGCTC GTTCCAGAGGTGGATACAGCAGTGAGATCTCTGACTGTAATGTGGGATGGAAGCTTGGTGGTTGCTGCAAATAATCATGGGACTTGTTATGTTTGGCGTTTGTTAAGAGGAAACCAG ACAATGACCAACTTTGAGCCACTTCATAAGCTTCAGGCACATAATGGATACATCCTCAAGTGTCTTCTTTCGCCTGAGTTCTGTGAACCCCATAG ATACCTGGCAACTGCTTCTTCTGATCATACTGTCAAGATCTGGAACGTCGATGGCTTCACATTGGAGAAGACTTTGGTTG GTCATCAACGCTGGGTGTGGGACTGCGTTTTCTCAGTTGATGGCGCCTATCTTATTACAG CTTCATCTGACACGACTGCCAGGTTGTGGTCCATGGCAAGTGGAGAAGAAATAAAGGTCTATCAGGGGCATCATAAAGCCACGACATGTTGCGCGCTTCATGATGGAGCTGAAACTTCCCCTTGCTGA